In one window of Vicia villosa cultivar HV-30 ecotype Madison, WI unplaced genomic scaffold, Vvil1.0 ctg.000146F_1_1, whole genome shotgun sequence DNA:
- the LOC131624642 gene encoding uncharacterized protein LOC131624642, with product MHCVMHCDEDRDKARHSDEDGDSDVLHTPNESGNDEEHEKFPSYKSGESLKFELGMVFSKKEMERDAVKDYGMENNKNVIIKKNEAKRMVIKCMEGCSFHMRVSKRVGNQYWQVVSLIDEHNCAITPYNRQAKTTWFAKKFGHILRHNPNMKPAGLIAQSLKRWGVNLSHDQAYRAKRRAMDMLQGDGMEQFNHLRRYAQELLKSNPNSTVVIRCADSSEGPVFERIYVCLEACKYGFAKFWRPLIGLDACFLKGDFGGQLMAVVGRDGNNKILPITYAVVEAETKES from the coding sequence ATGCATTGTGTCATGCATTGTGATGAGGATCGTGATAAGGCTAGACACTCTGATGAGGATGGTGATTCGGATGTGCTGCATACACCTAATGAGAGTGGTAATGATGAGGAACATGAGAAGTTTCCTTCTTATAAAAGTGGCGAGTCCTTAAAGTTTGAGCTTGGTATGGTGTTTAGTAAGAAAGAAATGGAGAGGGATGCTGTAAAGGACTATGGTATGGAGAACAacaaaaatgttataataaagaAAAATGAGGCAAAGAGAATGGTGATTAAATGTATGGAAGGATGCAGTTTTCACATGAGAGTTAGTAAGAGGGTAGGGAATCAATATTGGCAAGTGGTTAGTTTAATTGATGAACACAATTGTGCTATAACTCCATATAATAGGCAAGCAAAGACTACATGGTTTGCTAAGAAGTTTGGTCACATTCTAAGACACAACCCTAACATGAAGCCAGCAGGATTGATTGCCCAATCTCTTAAAAGATGGGGAGTGAATTTGTCACATGATCAGGCTTATAGAGCTAAAAGGAGGGCTATGGATATGTTACAAGGGGATGGTATGGAACAATTTAACCATTTGAGGAGATATGCCCAAGAATTATTGAAATCCAACCCTAATAGTACTGTTGTGATCAGGTGTGCTGACTCAAGTGAAGGCCCTGTCTTTGAAAGAATCTATGTATGTCTAGAGGCTTGCAAGTATGGCTTTGCAAAATTCTGGAGGCCATTAATAGGGCTGGATGCTTGTTTTTTGaaaggtgattttggaggacagTTGATGGCAGTAGTTGGGAGAGATGGAAATAACAAGATTCTGCCTATTACATATGCTGTTGTGGAGGCTGAGACAAAGGAATCTTAG